In one window of Nakamurella sp. PAMC28650 DNA:
- a CDS encoding DUF4328 domain-containing protein has product MSTPRWSPNGPGFQAPRPTGTGGQGSAPVIGCQRCHRIQPPLPRGVRTCVYCSAALPVQRWRADSPTAVVPGRRTTAPPRRGPYLGPPSYGTSPPRWGYPAAVWRAAKVTAPDTSRDRPIGLLQAGLWLSVVTAVATSAAAGAEIWRYVLLLRGRTEVLSVRVVDESDRLVTSTSLAALVVAVVTAGVVAVVLVRLHTGAARRLSMAPSRPPAAVLARLVIPGWNIYGLGVVAGEIDGLLAADEARPAGIRPRLSRLVMAWWAAWGINAVLVLVTLGRAFGRSDQAVADTVELHIWVDLAGASTAVLTALVCRRFRRFLSGPADGVPAGWQVRPPEPTRGQPAMLKIAPGNADAGPEASQATVSASAAGDQPAAAAAPEPDTKPEPEPTTMTPIP; this is encoded by the coding sequence GTGAGCACGCCGCGCTGGTCACCGAACGGGCCGGGCTTCCAGGCCCCACGCCCGACCGGGACCGGTGGTCAGGGCTCCGCCCCGGTGATCGGCTGCCAGCGGTGCCACCGGATCCAGCCGCCACTGCCACGCGGCGTCCGGACCTGCGTCTACTGTTCGGCCGCTCTCCCGGTCCAGCGTTGGCGAGCGGATTCGCCCACGGCCGTCGTCCCCGGAAGACGCACCACCGCCCCCCCGCGACGAGGGCCCTACCTCGGACCTCCGTCCTACGGGACCAGTCCGCCGAGATGGGGCTATCCGGCTGCCGTGTGGAGGGCGGCGAAGGTCACCGCGCCCGACACCTCGCGCGACCGGCCGATCGGTTTGTTGCAGGCCGGACTCTGGCTCTCGGTCGTCACTGCCGTCGCCACCTCGGCGGCGGCCGGCGCGGAGATCTGGCGGTATGTGCTCCTGCTCCGCGGGCGGACCGAGGTGCTGTCCGTAAGGGTCGTCGACGAGTCCGACCGACTCGTCACGAGCACCTCACTGGCCGCCCTGGTGGTCGCCGTGGTGACGGCCGGCGTCGTCGCGGTCGTACTGGTCCGGCTGCACACAGGTGCGGCCAGACGCCTCTCGATGGCGCCGAGCCGGCCGCCGGCCGCGGTGCTGGCCCGGCTGGTGATCCCGGGATGGAACATCTACGGGCTCGGGGTGGTGGCCGGTGAGATCGATGGACTGCTGGCCGCGGACGAGGCTCGCCCGGCCGGTATCCGTCCGCGGTTGTCGCGGCTCGTCATGGCCTGGTGGGCGGCGTGGGGGATCAACGCGGTGCTCGTGCTCGTCACCCTGGGGCGGGCGTTCGGCCGCAGCGATCAGGCGGTCGCCGACACCGTCGAACTGCACATCTGGGTGGATCTGGCCGGTGCCTCGACCGCGGTGCTGACGGCACTGGTCTGTCGGCGCTTCCGGCGGTTTTTGTCCGGGCCGGCGGACGGAGTTCCGGCGGGCTGGCAGGTGCGGCCCCCGGAGCCCACCCGCGGTCAGCCGGCGATGTTGAAGATCGCGCCCGGCAACGCAGACGCCGGGCCGGAGGCGAGCCAGGCCACCGTCTCGGCGAGCGCGGCGGGCGACCAGCCGGCCGCGGCAGCCGCGCCGGAGCCGGACACGAAGCCGGAGCCGGAGCCGACCACGATGACGCCGATCCCGTGA
- a CDS encoding Fpg/Nei family DNA glycosylase: MPELPEVSALAGFVAEHAGGQQIVGVTVASLNVLTTYDPPATALVGRVLAAGDRYGKFLDLVTVPDGDPDGPALHLVVHLARAGWLRWSDKISATPPKMGGPIALRVRFSGGGGFDITEAGTKKSVAAAVVTDPLQVPGVARLGPDAMGGDGRGLALDTLTAALAGRTGRLKNVLTDQTVLAGIGNAYSDEILHTAELSPFATAGKLNETALASLHEAIVSVLSAAIARTVGAGAARLKGEKRTGLRVHARTGLPCPVCGGTVAEVSFADRSFQYCPTCQTGGKLLADRRLSRLIK; encoded by the coding sequence ATGCCCGAGCTCCCCGAGGTCAGCGCGCTCGCCGGGTTCGTCGCCGAGCATGCCGGGGGTCAGCAGATCGTCGGCGTCACGGTCGCCTCCCTCAACGTCCTGACGACCTATGACCCGCCCGCCACGGCCCTGGTCGGCCGGGTGCTGGCGGCCGGTGACCGATACGGCAAGTTCCTCGACCTGGTGACGGTTCCAGACGGCGATCCGGACGGACCCGCGCTGCACCTGGTGGTCCACCTGGCCAGGGCCGGCTGGTTGCGCTGGTCCGACAAGATCTCCGCCACCCCGCCCAAGATGGGCGGCCCGATCGCGCTCCGGGTGCGCTTCTCCGGCGGGGGCGGGTTCGACATCACCGAGGCCGGTACGAAGAAGTCGGTGGCCGCCGCGGTGGTGACGGACCCGCTCCAGGTGCCCGGAGTTGCCCGGCTCGGCCCGGACGCGATGGGCGGCGACGGCAGGGGCCTGGCCCTGGACACCTTGACCGCGGCGCTGGCCGGACGGACCGGCCGGCTCAAGAACGTGCTCACCGACCAGACCGTGCTGGCCGGTATCGGAAACGCCTACTCCGACGAGATCCTGCACACCGCAGAGCTTTCCCCCTTCGCGACGGCCGGCAAGCTGAACGAGACGGCCCTGGCGTCGCTGCACGAGGCGATCGTCTCGGTGCTCTCGGCGGCGATCGCCCGGACCGTCGGGGCCGGTGCCGCTCGGCTCAAGGGCGAGAAGCGGACCGGCCTGCGGGTGCACGCCAGGACGGGGTTGCCCTGCCCGGTCTGCGGGGGAACGGTGGCCGAGGTCTCGTTCGCCGACCGGTCGTTCCAGTACTGCCCGACCTGCCAGACCGGCGGCAAGCTCCTGGCCGATCGCCGGCTGTCCCGGCTGATCAAGTAG
- a CDS encoding rhodanese-like domain-containing protein, with product MEDVSDQEITVSELPAERVLLDVRENDEWVAGHAPDAVHVPMSELTGRLADVPEGAPLYVICRSGGRSERVTQYLDANGWEAVNVAGGMSVWAGLGLPLVAESGTTPEVI from the coding sequence ATGGAGGATGTGAGCGACCAGGAGATCACCGTCAGCGAGCTGCCCGCCGAGCGGGTGCTGCTCGATGTCCGGGAAAACGACGAGTGGGTGGCCGGTCACGCGCCGGACGCCGTCCACGTTCCGATGAGCGAGCTGACCGGCCGCCTGGCGGACGTGCCGGAAGGGGCCCCGCTGTACGTCATCTGCCGCTCCGGTGGCCGTTCCGAGCGGGTGACGCAGTACCTCGACGCCAACGGGTGGGAGGCCGTCAACGTCGCGGGCGGGATGTCCGTTTGGGCCGGTCTCGGTCTGCCGCTGGTGGCCGAGTCCGGCACCACTCCCGAAGTGATCTGA
- a CDS encoding GNAT family N-acetyltransferase yields MPELDLDESTVLHGRGLVLRTWLPEDLDALLEACQDPEIQHWTPLPSPYLPEHAELFLDACALRWVHGLASFAILDRDETCLLGSIGFVGLPEDGVVEVGYWVAPSARGRGVATAATGVICDWAFGTLEFNRVEWQAYVGNEGSRRVAERCGFTFEGTLRGRGYQRGEYRDIWIAGLLRSDGRPDVPDATGHQSAGS; encoded by the coding sequence ATGCCGGAGTTGGACCTGGACGAGTCGACGGTCCTGCACGGCCGCGGGCTCGTGCTGCGCACCTGGCTGCCGGAGGATCTGGACGCCCTGCTGGAGGCCTGCCAGGATCCCGAGATCCAGCACTGGACCCCGCTTCCCAGCCCATACCTGCCCGAACACGCCGAACTGTTCCTCGACGCCTGCGCGCTGCGCTGGGTCCACGGATTGGCATCGTTCGCGATCCTGGACCGCGACGAGACCTGTCTGCTCGGGTCCATCGGATTCGTCGGCCTCCCCGAGGACGGGGTCGTGGAGGTCGGCTACTGGGTGGCGCCCTCGGCGAGGGGGCGGGGGGTGGCCACCGCCGCCACGGGGGTCATCTGCGACTGGGCCTTCGGAACGCTGGAGTTCAACCGGGTGGAATGGCAGGCCTACGTCGGCAACGAGGGGTCACGGCGGGTCGCCGAGCGCTGCGGGTTCACCTTCGAGGGCACCCTGCGCGGACGCGGCTACCAGCGCGGCGAGTACCGCGACATCTGGATCGCCGGGCTGCTCCGGAGCGACGGTCGACCTGACGTGCCGGACGCGACCGGTCACCAGTCGGCGGGCTCGTAG